From the Psychrobacter sp. P11F6 genome, the window AAGACCCATCCCGTCATCAAAAACGTATTGGAAGGCGGCAAGCGTATCTCTTATGGCGCACGTGCTTTGACCAAAGGTGGCTTAAACTCTTTACCGAAATTCACTTTCCCAGGTGGTGTATTGGTCGGTGATGATGCTGGATTCTTGAACCCTGCTAAAATCAAAGGCACACACACATCGATGAAGTCAGGCATGCTAGCCGCCGAAGCCATCTTTGAGGCACTACAGGCCGATCGTCAGCATGATGAAGTGATTGCTTATACCACCATGTATAAAGAGTCATGGTTGTATCAAGACAACTATGAGTCACGCAACTTCTCGCCTGCAATACATCGCATGGGTCTGTTTATGGGCGGTGCTTTTACCTTTATCGAGCACAACTTATTAAAAGGTAAAATGCCGATTACCTTACATGACAGCCTGCCAGATTATGATCAGTTAGAGCGTGCCAATCATGCTTTTCAGCCAACCTACCTCAAGCCTGATGGCAAACTGGTATTTGACAAGCTGTCATCGGTATTTATCTCTAATACTAACCATGCAGAAGACCAGCCGGTACATTTGAAATTGACTGATCCAACGGTACCTGTTTCAATTAACTTACCGCTATATGCTGAGCCTGCTCGTTTATATTGCCCAGCTGGTGTGTATGAAATAGTGAAAGATGCAGAAGGAGCTAAGTTTGTGATCAATGCGCAAAACTGTGTGCATTGTAAAACTTGTGACATCAAAGATCCTTCACAGAATATCACTTGGGTAACGCCAGAAGGTGGCGGTGGCCCTAACTATCCTAATATGTAAATATAAACAATGTTAGAATTAATCACTAATACTAAAAACCGCCCTTATGAATTCATAAGGGCGGTTTTTTTAACTTCGACACATGAGACAAGTTTATCTTTAATCAGGTGAGATTAATCCGTCCATGCATCACGATTGGCTTCGTTTTTAAGCTTCACAAAGTCATCAGGATTAAACTTGATTTGATCGCCAGTTTTACCTTCTTTAATCTGACGCTCGTAATCACGCAATATGCGCAGTGCTACGGGTGACAAGATTAAAATAGCCACTAAGTTAACGAGTGCCATTAGACCCATTGATAAGTCAGCGAAGTTCCATATGGCAGGAAGACTCGCAATAGCACCCACAAATACCATGCCAAGTACCATAAAGCGGAATATCATGATCATGACTTTGGCATTTTTGGCACCAGAGATGAATTCAAGATTTGACTCACCATAGCTATAATTGGCAATGATAGAGGTGAAAGAGAAGAAGAAAATAGCAATCGCAACGAAGATAACACCCATATCACCCACATATTGCGACAGTGCCAACTGCGTCAGCTGAATACCTTCTTGCTCAACACTAGGATCGACCACACCGGACAAAATAATAATTGACGCCGTTGCCGTACAAATGACAAGGGTATCCATAAACACACCCAGCATTTGCATAAATCCTTGCACCGCTGGATGATCGGGGTGACTCTTCGCCGTTGCCGCCGCATTAGGCGCTGAACCCATACCCGCTTCATTTGAAAACAGACCGCGCTTGATACCGTTAATCATTGCCTGAGCAATACCATAACCAATCACCCCGCCTGCTGCTTGCTCAAAACCAAATGCTGATTTAACAATTAACACAATCGCCGCTGGGAATTGACTAAAATTCGTCACGATAATGAACAAGGCCAATAAGATATAGAGAATCGCCATAACGGGTACGATTTTACCCGCAATACGAGCAACCGAGCGCAAACCACCGAATACCACTGGCGCAACTAATACGACCAATACCAAACCTGTCATCCACGTTGGAACCCCAAATGCTTCGTTGGTCGCTTGTGCGATGGTATTTGACTGCACGCCATTAAAGGCTAAGCCGAACGCTACTAATAAGCATAATGAGAAAAATATCGCTAGCCAGCGCTGACCGAGACCTTTTTCGATATAATAAGCCGGTCCACCGCGGTAAACATTGTCATTGTGCGGCACTTTATAGGCTTGTGCTAATGTTGATTCGATAAAACTGGTCGACATACCGACGATCGCAGTCATCCACATCCAAAACACGGCACCCGGACCGCCAAGGTAAATCGCGATTGCAACCCCTGCTAAATTACCTGTACCGACCCGCGCTGCCAATGAGGTCATCAGCGCCTCAAATGAGCTGATACCGCCATCTTTACGCCCTTGATTGGACACGCGCAATAGCTGCCACATATGCCCAAAGTGGCGAAACTGAATAAAACGTGTGGCAATGGTAAAATACAAACCTGCACCAATCAGTACGAACATCAGTAATCCATACCAAGGGTTACTTGCAATCAACCAATCATTGTTGCCCCAAATAATACTGACACCATAATTGACGATGCTATTAAACCAACCTGCTATCCCTTCACCCATACTGCTATCCTCTCACTTACATTTTATACTGCTAGTATATTTTATGGATTGATGTGATTAATGATATTTAAAAATGCTTACTAATCCCTCTGCCTACTCATGAAACAGTAAATATCTGATCAATATACTGGCAAAGTAAATCACTAACATCCTGTCGCTACATTTTAACTGACTAGAGATTATTTAACTATTTCAAACCTCTATTATAGAAATTAAATAATTACGAACTTTTGCAAGGTATTTCGATAAAAATCAAAAAAATATTTTTTATATGAAATATTGAAGAAAACTTTTGAGACTAGGTACAACAGATAGATTTTAAAACGTATTCATATAAACACCATTCCAAAAAAAATAGTCACTGCCATAATATTTATTGAGTAAAGTATTGGCTATATTTATAGAATGAATGACTTTTATTGCTAATAATGCTCTAATACCTCTATAAAACTAAATCCTTAATATAAATAAGGTTTTAGCACAGCACCTGAGCAACGGCCTTTTTTTTAGCTGGTCTCTCTAACATAAGTTGACCATGGTTTCCATAAAGCAAACATTTAGTTACATAAAGTAAATAAAATTTATTTATTGTTAATTAAGTCAATATTGTATATATTCCCAATAAGTTCATAAATATTTCTTGCAATACTTATTGGCATGAATAATAAGTTGAAATATTAATACAATATCATCAGGGATGATGAGCATAATAAGACAGAGGACTGTCAATCAATAACGACCCTCCTCCATAAATCCTCATCTCTATGTACTATAAATCCAGTCATTCTATAGCCCATAAATCTTGTTAGATGTTTAGGTTATAGTCGACCCACAGCCATATTTTACAATGTAAATTTTAGCAAAATCGAACCACAGAAAAGTATTTTTCGCAGTGCTTTGATTGATAGAAATCTGCTTTTTTTTCGATAATATTGGGTTACTTACTACTGGTTGGTCATTCTGCTTTATCAGCCTATAAACTGATTTTAGGATCCGTTTATAGACAACGTATCGAACTGTCTTCCATCATGTGATACATGCTAAAGCAAAATAACTTGTCAGGCTCAAATCAGTAATCTTGTTTTTATGTTAGGCAAAAGGAGTTGTCCTATGGAAAACCACAACGATCCATCCGGTTATTGGCGTGCCAATGTCCGTCTCATTTTAGGTAGCCTATTTATTTGGGCGCTATGCTCATACGGGTTTGGGATTTTGTTACGTCCTCTCTTAGCAGGTATTAAAATCGGTGGTACCGACTTGGGCTTTTGGTTTGCTCAGCAAGGATCCATTGGGGTATTTATCGTTTTAATTTTCTTCTACGCTTGGCGTATGAATAAGTTAGATAAACAATACGGCGTAGACGAGGAATAGCCCCATGAGTCAATTTACAATTAATATTATTTTTGTAGGTCTATCTTTCGCTCTATACTTCGGTATTGCAATTTGGGCACGTGCTGGCACAACGAGTGAATTCTACGTAGCAGGCGGCGGTGTTCACCCTGTCGTCAACGGTATGGCAACGGCTGCTGACTGGATGAGTGCTGCGTCATTTATTTCGATGGCAGGTATTCTTGCCGCTGGCGGTTATGGCGCATCAACTTATTTGATGGGTTGGACAGGTGGTTATGTACTACTGGCAATGCTCCTAGCGCCTTATTTACGTAAATTTGGTAAGTTTACGGTACCTGACTTCATCGGTGACCGTTTTTATTCAAAAACGGCAGCAATGATTGCCGTAATTTGTTTGATTATCGCGTCAACGACTTATGTTATTGGTCAGATGACGGGTGCTGGTGTCGCTTTCTCACGCTTCTTGGAAGTTGAAAACACTACTGGTCTACTGATTGCTGCGGTTGTTGTCTTCTTCTACGCTGTACTTGGTGGTATGAAAGGGATTACTTATACGCAGGTAGCGCAGTATGTGGTTCTAATGATTGCATATACCATTCCTGCTGTTTTCATCTCACTTGAGTTAACAGGCAATCCAATTCCAGGTTTGGGCTTGTTTTCAAACCATGTGGAAGCAGGGGTTCCTATCTTAACCAAGCTAGATCAGGTGGTTACTGACTTGGGTTTCACGGCTTATACCGCTGACGTTCCTAACAAACTAAACATGGTGCTATTTACCTTATCACTCATGATCGGTACAGCAGGCCTACCACACGTTATCATCCGCTTCTTCACCGTACCTAAAGTCGCTGATGCGCGTTGGACAGCTGGTTGGACATTAGTATTTATCTCGCTACTATACTTCACTGCTCCTGCCGTAGGTGCAATGGCACGTTTAAACCTGATTGATACGATTTATCCACAAGGGGTAGCAGAAGCACCTATAAACTATGATCAACGTCCAGACTGGATGAAGACATGGGAAGATACCGGTCTTATTAAGTATAATGATCTTAATAATGATGGTCGTATCCAAATGTACAACGATAGTGGTCTTGGTGCCGCTGAGCTTGCCTTGACTGCTGCACAAGCGGATGGTGGCGATGTAGCCGCTGCCACTGCAGCCGTAGAGACTGCACGTGTCGCACAGGATCTAGAACTTGATGGACGCTTTACCGCAGCAGGCTGGAAGGGTAATGAGCTGGATGTCAATGCCGATATCTTAGTATTAGCTAACCCAGAAATTGCGAATCTTCCACCATGGGTTATTGGTCTTATCGCCGCAGGTGGTTTGGCAGCAGCGCTCTCAACAGCAGCAGGCCTACTACTGGCTATTTCGTCAGCGATCAGTCATGACTTGATTAAACGAAATCTTAATCCAAATATTACTGATAAAGGCGAATTGAGAGTTGCGCGTATTACGATGGGTGTTGCGATTGTAGTTGCTACTTGGTTAGGAATAAATCCACCAGGGTTTGCCGCACAGGTAGTCGCATTAGCATTCGGTATCGCTGGTGCATCGCTCTTCCCTGCACTAATGATGGGTATTTTCTCTAAACGGATCAATAATGTTGGTGCCATCGCTGGTATGCTAACAGGTCTGATTAGTATCCTTGTTTATATCTTTGTCTTTAAAGGTTGGTTCTTCATTAGCGGTACAGCGAACTTCCCTGATACGGCAGAGTATTGGTTGTTTGGTATCTCACCACTATCATTTGGTGCGATTGGGGCATTGCTTAACTTTATCGTAGCGTTTGCTGTCTCTTATGCTACTGCTCCGCCACCATTACACATTCAAGAGTTGGTTGAAAGTGTCCGCTCTCCACGTGGCGCAGGCGGTGCAGTCGACCACTAAGTGTATAAATGAGAATATATCTTCAGTTACTATATATCACTCACAGGCAGTAGCTGCTTGTGAGTGATTTTTTTATCTCTTATTTATTATAAAAAATGCTAGATTTTTGCTTTATTGAATATACTTTATTAACTATGCTTAGGGCGTGTCCTCAATTAAATCGATTATCCTCTAAATGGGCTAAAAATGGCTAAATTTTGCCAAACATCGTTAAATAGCTTATCAATATCTCGATATTATTTTCGCTACTTTCTTTGTTTGACGGCAATTTATCTCATTTTTATGACCATTTTTAAAATGAGGACACGCCCTAGTTAAAAGCGCTCAATTAAAAGCGCTTAACGCATTAAGGAAGATTTTATGCTTTTTGAGTTTATCGCTACCATTGCTGCCGCATTTGGCATGGCTGGTCTGGCACTCATTATAACTCACCTCAGTAAACTGGCTGGCAAACGCGCACCAAAGTGGCTTATTCCTTTGTTTGCTGCGATTGGTATGTTTGCCTTTCAAATACACCAAGAGTATAACTGGTATGGTCAGCAAGTGAGCAAGTTACCGGCAGGCGTGCAAGTCGTCAAAGTAGCAAAAAGCACCGAGTGGTTTCGCCCATGGTCTTATATCAAACCGCAAATATTACGTTTTATCGCTGCCGATACCGCCAACGCTAGCGTGCAGGTAGACAATCCAGATGTATATTTGGTTAATTTATATCTGTTTGAAAGACGCAGAAGCGTGCAGAAAGTACCACAAGTTATAGACTGTCGTATTCCTGCGCGTGCCGATTATGTCATACCCGAAAAAGACAGTAAGCTAACGATTGATGAACATGTCAAGCAAACAACAGCATGGCGAGAGTTGGCAACAGATGATCCGTTGTTCATTAGTATTTGTACTGATAAAAGCTAACCTCCGCATAAATATGCAAATAAAACCCTGCTAGAACATCTGATTACTAAGGGATTT encodes:
- a CDS encoding alanine/glycine:cation symporter family protein, producing MGEGIAGWFNSIVNYGVSIIWGNNDWLIASNPWYGLLMFVLIGAGLYFTIATRFIQFRHFGHMWQLLRVSNQGRKDGGISSFEALMTSLAARVGTGNLAGVAIAIYLGGPGAVFWMWMTAIVGMSTSFIESTLAQAYKVPHNDNVYRGGPAYYIEKGLGQRWLAIFFSLCLLVAFGLAFNGVQSNTIAQATNEAFGVPTWMTGLVLVVLVAPVVFGGLRSVARIAGKIVPVMAILYILLALFIIVTNFSQFPAAIVLIVKSAFGFEQAAGGVIGYGIAQAMINGIKRGLFSNEAGMGSAPNAAATAKSHPDHPAVQGFMQMLGVFMDTLVICTATASIIILSGVVDPSVEQEGIQLTQLALSQYVGDMGVIFVAIAIFFFSFTSIIANYSYGESNLEFISGAKNAKVMIMIFRFMVLGMVFVGAIASLPAIWNFADLSMGLMALVNLVAILILSPVALRILRDYERQIKEGKTGDQIKFNPDDFVKLKNEANRDAWTD
- a CDS encoding DUF4212 domain-containing protein, translating into MENHNDPSGYWRANVRLILGSLFIWALCSYGFGILLRPLLAGIKIGGTDLGFWFAQQGSIGVFIVLIFFYAWRMNKLDKQYGVDEE
- a CDS encoding sodium:solute symporter family protein; translation: MSQFTINIIFVGLSFALYFGIAIWARAGTTSEFYVAGGGVHPVVNGMATAADWMSAASFISMAGILAAGGYGASTYLMGWTGGYVLLAMLLAPYLRKFGKFTVPDFIGDRFYSKTAAMIAVICLIIASTTYVIGQMTGAGVAFSRFLEVENTTGLLIAAVVVFFYAVLGGMKGITYTQVAQYVVLMIAYTIPAVFISLELTGNPIPGLGLFSNHVEAGVPILTKLDQVVTDLGFTAYTADVPNKLNMVLFTLSLMIGTAGLPHVIIRFFTVPKVADARWTAGWTLVFISLLYFTAPAVGAMARLNLIDTIYPQGVAEAPINYDQRPDWMKTWEDTGLIKYNDLNNDGRIQMYNDSGLGAAELALTAAQADGGDVAAATAAVETARVAQDLELDGRFTAAGWKGNELDVNADILVLANPEIANLPPWVIGLIAAGGLAAALSTAAGLLLAISSAISHDLIKRNLNPNITDKGELRVARITMGVAIVVATWLGINPPGFAAQVVALAFGIAGASLFPALMMGIFSKRINNVGAIAGMLTGLISILVYIFVFKGWFFISGTANFPDTAEYWLFGISPLSFGAIGALLNFIVAFAVSYATAPPPLHIQELVESVRSPRGAGGAVDH